The Thunnus thynnus chromosome 22, fThuThy2.1, whole genome shotgun sequence genome includes a window with the following:
- the men1 gene encoding menin translates to MGLHSAQKKHFPLRGIDGVVQMFEAELHKSEPDLALLSLVLGFVEHFLAVNRVIPVNVPGVRFEPLEPDCPNSCFPTVELGMISALYERFTAQIRGAVDLSQYRRTAAGSSRELVKKVSDVIWNSLSRSYFKDRAHIQSLFSLITGTKLDSSGVAFAVVAACQVLGLKDVHLALSEDHAWVIFGKNGEETAEVTWHGKGNEDRRGQTVTAGVNEKSWLYLKGSYMKCDRNMEVAFMVCAINPSLDLHTDSSELLQLQQRLLWLLYERGDLDRYPMAMGTLADLEDQDPIPGKENPLKIHLQAVSSAQKYYNNEHIYPYMYLAGFHYRHRNVRDALRAWAKAAQVMQDYNYFREDEEIYKEFFDIANDVIPTLLKETAAAAESPGEGGEGGEGADKEHPKQAAALSALQDPECFAHLLRFYDGICKWEEGSPTPVLHVGWATYLVQSLSRFDAQVRQKVSIIIKELESPDDDDQSSEDPREGRRRGPRRESKLEEQGSSPLAAPTSPASQTAAPAQPKKVGEGGGRRRSSQSLRGGDAEGKPKSPSPDSAPSPSPQHPASPSSAGPVVAFQSEKMKGMKELLCAAKVNSSAIKLQLTAQSQVQMKRQKSTPAGDYSMSFMKRQRKSL, encoded by the exons ATGGGTTTGCACTCAGCCCAGAAGAAGCACTTTCCCCTGCGGGGGATCGACGGCGTGGTTCAGATGTTTGAGGCTGAGCTCCACAAGTCTGAGCCAGACCTGGCCCTTCTCTCCCTGGTCCTGGGCTTTGTCGAGCACTTCCTGGCTGTGAACCGGGTCATCCCCGTAAACGTTCCAGGAGTACGGTTTGAACCACTGGAGCCGGACTGTCCCAACTCCTGTTTTCCCACAGTGGAGCTGGGCATGATTTCAGCACTGTACGAGCGCTTCACAGCACAGATCCGAGGAGCAGTGGACCTGTCCCAGTACCGAAGGACTGCTGCAGGGTCCAGCAGGGAACTGGTGAAGAAAGTGTCAGACGTGATCTGGAACAGTCTCAGCCGCTCATACTTCAAGGACCGGGCCCACATCCAGTCCCTCTTCAGTCTTATCACTG GTACAAAACTGGACAGCTCTGGGGTGGCGTTTGCGGTGGTGGCTGCCTGCCAGGTGCTGGGTCTGAAGGATGTCCACCTGGCGTTGTCTGAGGACCACGCCTGGGTAATCTTCGGCAAAAACGGCGAAGAGACGGCTGAGGTCACCTGGCATGGAAAGGGTAATGAAGACCGACGAGGACAAACAGTCACAGCAGGAGTCAATGAGAAG AGTTGGCTGTATCTGAAGGGCTCCTACATGAAGTGTGACAGAAACATGGAGGTGGCCTTTATGGTTTGTGCCATCAACCCCTCACTGGACCTGCACACAGACAGCTCTGAGCTCCTGCAGCTACAGCAG AGACTCCTCTGGTTGCTGTATGAACGAGGAGACCTGGACAG ATATCCCATGGCCATGGGCACTCTGGCAGACCTTGAAGACCAGGATCCAATCCCAGGCAAAGAGAACCCTCTGAAAATCCACCTCCAG gctgTGAGTTCTGCTCAGAAGTACTACAACAACGAGCACATCTACCCCTACATGTACTTGGCTGGTTTCCACTACAGGCACAGGAATGTGCGGGACGCTCTGAGGGCCTGGGCCAAGGCAGCTCAGGTCATGCAGGA CTATAACTATTTCCGTGAGGACGAGGAGATCTACAAGGAGTTCTTTGACATTGCAAACGATGTTATCCCCACTCTGCTGAaggagacggctgctgctgcagagagtcctggggagggaggagagggaggagaaggagctGATAAG GAGCATCCCAAGCAAGCAGCAGCCCTCTCAGCACTCCAGGACCCAGAATGCTTCGCTCACCTGCTGCGCTTCTATGACGGCATCTGCAAATGGGAGGAGGGCAGTCCCACACCAGTCCTTCATGTGGGCTGGGCCACCTACCTGGTCCAGTCTCTGAGCCGCTTTGATGCACAG GTGCGTCAGAAAGtgtccatcatcatcaaagagCTGGAGTCTCCGGATGACGACGACCAGTCCAGCGAGGACCCTCGGGAAGGCCGCAGACGAGGCCCCAGGAGGGAGTCCAAGCTAGAGGAGCAGGGTTCCTCCCCTCTCGCCGCTCCCACCTCCCCGGCCTCCCAAACCGCAGCACCAGCCCAGCCCAAGAAGGTGGGAGAAGGAGGGGGCCGCCGTCGCTCCTCCCAGAGCCTGAGGGGCGGAGACGCCGAAGGAAAACCCAAGTCCCCCAGCCCGGACTCGGCGCCCTCGCCCTCGCCCCAGCATCCGGCATCCCCCTCCTCAGCCGGCCCCGTCGTGGCCTTTCAGAGCGAGAAGATGAAGGGGATGAAGGAGCTGCTGTGCGCGGCCAAGGTGAACTCCAGCGCCATCAAGCTACAGCTCACAGCCCAGTCGCAGGTCCAGATGAAGAGGCAGAAGAGCACACCGGCCGGGGATTACTCCATGTCCTTCATGAAGCGGCAACGCAAATCACTCTAG